A window of the Pseudomonas fluorescens genome harbors these coding sequences:
- a CDS encoding NEL-type E3 ubiquitin ligase domain-containing protein — protein MDVESRLEKVSETTPAEQGVFFELLKEQMPSWLLNAPVNDRDVLCSSLKTSFQSRQSLLKQLQALKSPEHFCAPLLAKAMSEKLGEPFDVAGAVFQHVRSTSSLLGLRKKLTLPIGRDLLTAACENFELSETLPDNYHELSLLYIPERVTGKTNRVLGIKPHEFAILCRDLDLGKQYRKHVEQLFVEGTQPAMLLGASIACFRDRFEVDRQIACLRGHISAGVDQILKSVVAPQTPEKALEYQNIEILGVTLRGPMFIGSVMADSGDVDRCVVYIPEDPDHPLKEYASFLDFEIELSKRLKSAGFRGFFMRFVTLRDRPSFLKGVDVRLLSVRPLHLPFDTPYLPLKVAYPVGKAKTDLFLALFEHRAEQVRADARILVVSTDDEDEKTRQERLETYESIGVNTLLFLASFVPVLGEVMCAVAGLQLLNEIYEGIDSWAHDDQESAMDYLFDTLENLIIMATFSTGSAAAGKALKRVRTSSFVQGLRQVPIGWMSRRLWSPDVSALRMPESVLGKLPADERGLILHDNKRFLKLGSHAYTVQPVPDSGLWEVGNLQASARYRPPLETNGAGAWRHQSETPQDWSLLTLFRRTGYREEEIPDARALQILAASNIDESAMRQAIIGRSRPMAVLTDAVRRFQADTQAGHFMDSVASPISAQQADADLQLYLLTSVGHWPRDLEIVITDARDIEVARYGDHNASRSVTVKQEALRKSAFYSPLLAALNERERLHLLGEVAEDSNLQDTLLAAHIGELAPFQRIGLTDRLYRRTDTIEQSKAEPIRTAFRDLPASVADELVLHADGSEWQQLVSGKVPLRLAEEARRYQQILRLNRAFEGLYLDAACGRDVDRLILDTLSHLPGWPGDVSIEIRDWATSTGETASVGPPGARHKVIIEAWADRYMGTDTEETLVSSSLKRTRADFFRVLWESLPVHSRQALGPKTGGDGLRRKITSLALQRREAIRGLLDNATLDRRYRSPMGLADRRIERSVPLTGGAEAVGRRSAVLVQRARELYPSFSSAQIDQFLLSLDSNDVLAIRTLENMREQYQALVQALERWTHRTTYHQAGDGPRRQVPVHNKARAAQAILRAWRRESAVASNTGYFRHPLTLDGIPLGDMPVLIGDFSHVDALHMNAVGAGSGLNSFLHNFPGLRMLSLPGNELTRMPQAIEAMSGLTVLDLSDNRIRLNEQAMTTLAPLEHLQSLDLSFNPALGGPPRVGTLRRLRYLGLRETGISEWPADMERLTALETLDLRDNRIVDIPGAVFNAPDALNRGTSVDGNPLSTASLQAIADYQQSTGINFGVMTNEYVSAARSSSGDTSADWVIGLPAVKVSRVREVWSALSADPQSRSFFEVLLLLRGTADYSRSLGQLTQRVWAVLEAACEDDRLRRTLFRMARSGRASVANAAEVFSDLEVRVLCSRAVADHAVAASLEGRLVRLLRGRFRLQEVQRHAAMDAALRARTGSLSREQALELNLLYRVRLARRLELPAQPDALNVQLGIEVTDAQVDQVYLKVVSAEKTSQLAESMSRQEFWSEYLMTTHEDEFSAALDRSAASMARLEQLNELSREAASRQVMAILDNLRNENRQVRLRLTNEALARNPGLSVSQDTGQGQSGGAGN, from the coding sequence ATGGATGTTGAAAGTCGACTTGAAAAAGTGTCTGAAACAACGCCGGCCGAACAGGGCGTTTTTTTTGAATTACTGAAAGAGCAGATGCCGTCCTGGCTGCTCAATGCGCCAGTCAATGATCGGGACGTTCTCTGTAGCAGCCTGAAAACCAGCTTCCAGTCACGACAGAGTTTGCTCAAACAGTTGCAGGCACTGAAGTCTCCGGAACATTTTTGTGCGCCCTTGCTGGCCAAGGCCATGTCAGAAAAACTGGGTGAACCGTTCGATGTTGCAGGCGCGGTTTTTCAGCATGTGCGTTCTACGTCGAGCCTTTTGGGCTTGCGCAAGAAGCTGACCCTGCCTATCGGCCGTGATTTGCTGACCGCAGCCTGCGAGAACTTCGAACTGTCCGAAACACTGCCAGATAATTACCACGAGCTTTCTCTGCTCTATATTCCTGAGCGAGTAACGGGGAAAACAAATCGTGTTCTGGGCATCAAGCCACACGAGTTCGCAATTCTGTGTCGGGATCTCGATCTTGGGAAACAGTACCGCAAACATGTAGAGCAGTTGTTTGTAGAAGGAACACAACCTGCAATGCTGCTTGGCGCATCCATTGCCTGTTTTCGTGATCGGTTTGAAGTTGACAGGCAAATCGCTTGTTTGCGAGGCCATATCAGTGCTGGTGTTGATCAAATACTCAAATCGGTTGTTGCTCCACAAACGCCTGAAAAAGCACTCGAATACCAGAATATTGAAATACTTGGCGTCACCCTGAGAGGCCCCATGTTTATCGGTTCGGTCATGGCGGACTCGGGCGATGTTGATCGTTGCGTTGTTTATATCCCGGAAGACCCGGATCACCCGCTGAAGGAGTATGCATCCTTCCTCGATTTTGAGATCGAACTGAGCAAGCGCTTGAAAAGCGCGGGTTTCCGAGGGTTTTTCATGCGCTTCGTCACACTGCGCGATCGCCCGTCGTTCCTCAAGGGCGTCGACGTACGACTGCTCAGCGTCAGGCCGCTCCACCTTCCCTTTGACACCCCGTACTTGCCGCTGAAGGTCGCGTATCCGGTAGGTAAAGCAAAAACGGATCTGTTTCTGGCCCTCTTCGAGCATCGCGCCGAACAGGTCCGTGCCGATGCCAGAATACTGGTCGTGTCCACGGACGATGAAGATGAAAAAACTCGCCAGGAACGGCTGGAGACCTACGAGTCCATTGGCGTTAATACATTGCTGTTCCTGGCCTCCTTCGTACCGGTCCTTGGAGAGGTCATGTGCGCTGTGGCCGGTCTGCAGTTGCTCAATGAAATTTACGAGGGCATCGACAGCTGGGCGCATGACGATCAGGAAAGCGCGATGGACTACCTGTTCGACACCCTTGAAAACCTGATAATCATGGCGACGTTTTCAACGGGCAGCGCAGCGGCGGGCAAAGCCTTGAAACGCGTGCGGACGTCGAGTTTCGTGCAGGGACTGAGGCAGGTGCCGATAGGATGGATGTCCCGAAGGCTATGGAGTCCGGACGTATCGGCTTTGCGAATGCCGGAGAGCGTGCTCGGCAAGCTCCCGGCCGATGAGCGAGGACTGATACTGCACGACAACAAGCGGTTTCTGAAGCTGGGCAGCCATGCCTACACGGTGCAACCCGTACCGGACAGCGGGTTGTGGGAAGTTGGCAATCTGCAGGCGTCTGCGCGTTATCGACCGCCCCTTGAAACCAATGGGGCCGGTGCCTGGCGCCATCAGAGCGAAACACCGCAGGACTGGAGCCTGCTCACGCTGTTTCGTCGGACCGGGTATCGCGAAGAGGAGATACCGGATGCCCGGGCCTTGCAGATCCTCGCTGCCAGCAACATCGACGAATCTGCAATGCGCCAGGCGATCATTGGCCGCAGCAGACCCATGGCGGTTCTCACTGACGCTGTACGCCGCTTTCAGGCCGACACCCAAGCCGGCCATTTCATGGACTCCGTGGCATCACCCATTTCTGCACAACAGGCAGACGCGGACTTGCAGTTGTATTTGCTGACGTCAGTGGGGCATTGGCCACGGGACCTGGAAATCGTTATCACGGACGCCCGGGACATCGAGGTCGCACGGTATGGGGACCACAACGCTTCTCGGTCTGTCACGGTAAAACAGGAGGCGCTTCGAAAGTCCGCGTTCTATTCGCCGTTGCTGGCGGCACTGAACGAGCGTGAGCGCTTGCATCTGTTGGGTGAGGTGGCCGAAGACTCGAACCTTCAAGACACATTGCTGGCCGCGCACATAGGCGAACTCGCACCCTTTCAGCGGATTGGATTGACGGACCGCCTGTACCGCCGAACGGACACGATCGAACAGTCGAAGGCCGAACCGATCCGGACCGCGTTCAGGGATTTGCCGGCCAGTGTCGCCGACGAGTTGGTGCTGCATGCCGACGGCAGCGAGTGGCAGCAACTGGTGTCTGGCAAGGTGCCGCTGCGCCTGGCCGAGGAAGCGCGACGCTATCAACAGATTCTGCGGTTGAATCGTGCCTTCGAGGGCTTGTACCTCGATGCTGCCTGCGGCCGGGACGTCGACAGGCTGATCCTCGATACCTTGAGTCATCTGCCGGGCTGGCCGGGAGATGTGTCTATCGAAATTCGCGATTGGGCGACGAGTACCGGGGAAACAGCCAGCGTCGGCCCGCCAGGTGCGCGCCACAAGGTGATTATCGAAGCCTGGGCTGACAGGTATATGGGAACGGACACTGAGGAAACCCTGGTTTCCAGCTCACTGAAGCGCACCCGTGCGGATTTCTTCCGGGTGCTGTGGGAAAGCCTGCCGGTACACAGTCGCCAGGCGCTCGGCCCCAAAACAGGAGGGGACGGATTGCGCCGGAAGATCACGTCACTGGCGCTTCAGCGACGGGAGGCAATCCGCGGGTTGCTGGACAACGCAACGCTGGACAGGCGCTACCGCTCACCGATGGGACTCGCAGACCGGCGGATCGAACGCTCTGTGCCACTGACCGGCGGAGCGGAGGCTGTCGGGCGCAGGTCAGCTGTTCTGGTGCAACGGGCACGAGAGCTTTACCCGTCATTTTCGTCCGCTCAAATCGATCAGTTTCTTCTGTCTCTCGACAGCAATGACGTGTTGGCCATCAGAACCCTGGAGAACATGCGGGAGCAATACCAGGCATTGGTTCAAGCGCTGGAGCGCTGGACTCATCGCACGACTTATCATCAGGCTGGAGACGGTCCCAGGCGTCAGGTGCCCGTGCACAACAAGGCGCGGGCCGCGCAGGCGATATTGCGCGCCTGGCGCAGGGAGTCTGCCGTTGCTTCAAACACCGGATACTTCCGGCATCCTCTGACGCTTGACGGGATCCCTCTGGGGGACATGCCGGTCTTGATCGGTGATTTCAGCCATGTCGATGCCTTGCACATGAATGCCGTCGGAGCCGGTTCCGGGTTGAACAGCTTCCTGCACAATTTCCCGGGATTGCGCATGTTGAGCCTGCCTGGCAATGAGCTGACGCGTATGCCCCAGGCCATCGAAGCAATGTCCGGGCTGACGGTGCTGGATTTGAGTGACAACCGGATTCGGTTGAACGAGCAGGCGATGACTACCCTGGCGCCTCTGGAGCATTTGCAGTCGCTGGACCTGAGTTTCAATCCGGCGCTGGGTGGCCCGCCACGGGTCGGGACGCTGCGCCGACTGCGTTACCTGGGATTGCGCGAAACCGGGATCAGCGAGTGGCCGGCTGATATGGAGAGGCTGACGGCTTTGGAAACCCTCGATTTGCGCGATAACCGAATCGTCGACATTCCCGGGGCGGTATTCAACGCGCCAGACGCGCTGAACAGAGGAACCAGCGTCGACGGCAATCCGTTATCGACGGCGAGCCTTCAGGCAATTGCCGACTATCAACAATCCACGGGCATCAACTTTGGGGTGATGACCAATGAGTATGTGAGCGCGGCGCGTTCGTCCTCCGGAGACACAAGCGCGGATTGGGTGATCGGCTTGCCTGCCGTCAAGGTTTCCCGGGTAAGAGAAGTCTGGTCGGCGCTATCGGCCGATCCGCAATCCAGGTCGTTTTTCGAGGTGTTGCTGCTGTTGCGTGGTACCGCTGATTATTCGCGGTCACTGGGACAGCTGACGCAACGGGTCTGGGCAGTGCTGGAGGCCGCGTGCGAGGACGACAGGCTGCGGCGTACGCTCTTTCGAATGGCCCGGTCCGGGCGAGCGAGCGTGGCCAATGCTGCCGAGGTATTCAGTGATCTCGAGGTCAGAGTCCTGTGCTCGCGGGCGGTGGCAGACCATGCCGTTGCTGCTTCGCTGGAAGGGCGGCTTGTCCGGCTGCTGCGGGGCCGGTTCAGGTTGCAGGAGGTGCAAAGGCACGCAGCGATGGACGCCGCTCTTCGAGCACGGACAGGATCGCTCAGCCGGGAACAGGCCCTGGAGCTGAACCTGCTTTACCGGGTGCGGCTGGCGCGACGTCTGGAACTGCCGGCCCAGCCCGATGCATTGAATGTACAGCTCGGGATCGAGGTCACTGACGCGCAGGTCGATCAGGTGTATCTCAAGGTCGTTTCGGCTGAAAAGACTTCGCAATTGGCGGAGTCGATGAGCCGTCAGGAGTTCTGGTCTGAATACTTGATGACGACCCATGAGGATGAATTTTCCGCTGCACTCGACCGCAGTGCGGCGTCCATGGCCCGGCTGGAGCAGCTTAACGAACTGTCCCGCGAGGCTGCCTCACGGCAAGTGATGGCGATTCTGGACAATCTGAGAAATGAAAACCGGCAAGTGCGGTTACGGCTGACCAACGAAGCATTGGCCCGAAATCCGGGTTTGTCCGTGTCGCAGGATACTGGGCAAGGCCAGTCGGGTGGGGCAGGGAACTGA
- the sohB gene encoding protease SohB — MEFFTEYASFLAKTVTLVIAILVVLASFAALRSKGRRKSAGQLQVSKLNDFYKGLRERLEQTLLDKDQLKALRKGQAKSEKKQKKKPDAKPRVFVLDFDGDIKASATESLRHEITALLTLATPKDEVVLRLESGGGMVHSYGLASSQLARVREAGVPLTVCIDKVAASGGYMMACIGEKIISAPFAILGSIGVVAQLPNVNRLLKKHDIDFEVLTAGEYKRTLTVFGENTEKGREKFQEDLDITHQLFKNFVARYRPQLAIDEVATGEVWLGIAALDKQLVDELKTSDEYLAERAKQSEVYHLHYAERKSLQERIGMAASGSVDRVLLSWWSRLTQQRFW; from the coding sequence GTGGAGTTTTTCACTGAATACGCCAGTTTCCTGGCCAAGACCGTCACGCTGGTCATCGCCATTCTGGTGGTGCTGGCGAGTTTTGCTGCGTTGCGCAGCAAGGGCCGGCGTAAATCCGCGGGCCAGTTGCAGGTCAGCAAGCTCAACGATTTCTATAAAGGCCTGCGTGAGCGGCTGGAGCAGACCCTGCTCGACAAGGATCAGCTCAAGGCCTTGCGCAAGGGCCAGGCCAAATCCGAGAAGAAACAGAAGAAGAAACCCGACGCCAAGCCTCGGGTGTTCGTGCTGGACTTCGATGGCGACATCAAGGCTTCGGCCACCGAAAGCCTGCGTCACGAAATCACCGCGCTGCTGACCCTGGCCACGCCGAAGGACGAAGTGGTCCTGCGTCTGGAAAGCGGCGGCGGCATGGTCCACAGCTACGGCCTGGCCTCGTCGCAACTGGCGCGCGTGCGTGAAGCCGGCGTGCCGTTGACCGTGTGCATCGACAAGGTCGCAGCCAGCGGGGGCTACATGATGGCCTGCATCGGCGAGAAGATCATCAGCGCGCCGTTCGCCATTCTCGGCTCCATCGGTGTGGTGGCGCAGTTGCCCAACGTCAATCGTCTGCTGAAAAAGCATGACATCGATTTCGAAGTGCTGACCGCCGGCGAATACAAACGCACCCTGACCGTGTTCGGCGAAAACACCGAGAAAGGCCGGGAGAAATTCCAGGAAGACCTGGACATCACCCACCAGCTGTTCAAGAACTTCGTTGCCCGTTATCGCCCGCAACTGGCGATCGACGAGGTCGCCACCGGTGAAGTCTGGCTCGGTATCGCGGCGCTGGACAAGCAACTGGTGGACGAACTCAAGACCAGCGACGAATACCTGGCCGAGCGCGCCAAACAGTCCGAGGTCTATCACCTGCACTATGCCGAGCGTAAAAGCCTGCAGGAGCGCATCGGCATGGCGGCCAGCGGTTCGGTGGACCGCGTGTTGTTGAGCTGGTGGAGCCGTTTGACCCAGCAACGATTCTGGTAA
- a CDS encoding histidine phosphatase family protein has translation MGSIYLIRHGQASFGADDYDVLSPTGVRQAEILGRHLAELGISFDRCLSGDLRRQQHTANSALEQFAAVGLPVPVLEIDSAFNEFDADAVIRALLPAMLPEEPEALEILRNAAQNRGEFQRIFALIIERWLAGTYDTPGLESWLGFVERVQAGLQRILEQADNTQKIAVFTSGGTITALLHLITQMPARQAFELNWQIVNTSLNQLKFRGREVALASFNSHAHLQLLKAPELITFR, from the coding sequence GTGGGCAGCATCTACTTGATTCGACATGGCCAGGCCTCCTTCGGTGCAGACGACTACGACGTCTTGTCGCCGACCGGTGTACGCCAGGCAGAAATCCTCGGCCGTCACCTCGCCGAACTCGGAATCAGCTTCGACCGCTGCCTGTCGGGTGACCTGCGCCGCCAGCAACACACGGCCAACAGCGCACTGGAACAGTTCGCCGCCGTCGGGTTGCCGGTTCCGGTTCTGGAAATCGATTCGGCCTTCAACGAATTCGACGCCGACGCCGTGATCCGCGCCCTGCTCCCGGCCATGTTGCCGGAGGAGCCCGAAGCGCTGGAGATCCTGCGCAACGCCGCGCAAAACCGTGGCGAGTTCCAGCGCATCTTCGCCCTGATCATCGAACGCTGGCTCGCCGGCACCTACGACACACCCGGCCTGGAAAGCTGGCTGGGTTTCGTCGAACGGGTACAGGCCGGGCTGCAGCGAATTCTCGAACAGGCCGACAACACCCAGAAAATCGCGGTGTTCACCTCCGGTGGCACGATCACCGCCCTGCTCCACCTCATCACTCAAATGCCCGCACGACAGGCCTTTGAACTGAACTGGCAAATCGTCAACACCTCGCTCAACCAGCTGAAGTTCCGCGGTCGCGAGGTGGCTCTGGCTTCCTTCAACAGTCATGCACACCTGCAGCTGCTGAAGGCCCCGGAACTCATCACGTTTCGCTGA